agcctggggctcagcattctcctccacaacgttatctttttcctgagtgaatactgacgaaaaatattcatttagtatctcgcctatctcttcagactccacacacaatttcccatccctgtccttgactggtcctactctttccctagtcattcgcttattcctgacatacctatagaaagcttttgggttttccttgatccttcctgccaaatacttctcatgtcccctccttgctcgtcttagttctctctttagatccttcctcgctaccttgtaactatccatcgccccaaccgaaacttcacacctcatcttcacataggcctccttcttcctcttaacaagagattccacttccttggtaaaccacggttccctcgctcgacaccttcctccctgtctgaccggtacatacttatcaagaacacgcagtagctgatccttgaacaagccccacttatccagtgtgcccaacacttgcagcctacttctccaccttatcccccccaagtcacgtctaatggcatcataattgcccttcccccagctataactcttgccctgcggtgtatacttatccctttccatcattaacgtaaacgtcaccgaattgtggtcactgtccccaaagtgctctcctacctccaaatccaacacctggcctggttcattacccaaaaccaaatccaacatggcctcgcctcttgttggcctgtcaacatattgtttcaggaaaccctcctgcacacactgtacaaaaaacgacccatctattgtactcgaactatatcttttccagtcaatatttggaaagttaaagtctcccataataactaccctgttactttcgctcttatccagaatcatcttcgccatcctttcctctacatccctagaactattaggaggcctataaaaaactcccaacagggtgacctctcctttcctgtttctaacttcagcccatactacctcggaagaagagtccccatctagcatcctcgccgccaccgtaatactgctcttgactagcagcgccacacctccccctcttttgcctccttctctgagcttactaaaacacctaaaccccggaacctgcaacatccattcctgtccctgctctatccatgtctccgaaatggccacaacatcgaagtcccaggtaccaacccatgctgccagttcccctaccttgtttcgtatactcctggcattgaagtagacatggggaggatgtgcagactccgcacagacagtgacccaagccagaatcgaacctgggaccctggagctgtgaagcaattgtgctatccacaatgctaccgtgctgccccttttctccccatttctgtttcttttctcattctcaccttcaattggtcacttgcagcaactgaagggaaaggaaatgaatccagggagggtgcagactctgcaaaggttggtccaggtctctctctctctcttaaagacattgacatcctttgctccctcagcttgacacatttatttgtctgtctaaaaggatggtctctttcctaatgttcacaattaaagggccgctttccccaggagatggctgacatttaatggggacagtaaattcatatcggacagagatatgtctagtgttgttatttGATACGATTAGatgtattattgatggttctgtaattaaggatatttattattatttttagtcTTGTAATATTCtactgtagctacattatatatttccaggcgTCGATTCATTGTGGCACAGGCAGGGTCCATCCAGTAACCAGAGCCTATGCCGAATTTGGGTACAACAGTCAGTTCCATTCCCCACTATAGCCCCGTTCTCCTGCAAGATTAATTCCTTCAAGTGCACGTCCAATTTCAGTTTGAAATTATTCTTATTCACCGCCACCACTGGCGTACAAGTGATTTTTAGATTTTTCCGACTCAATGTCTAAATAAAGTTCTTCCTCACACCCGCACTATATCTCTAATTAGGATATACAGTCCTGTATCTCAATCAATCTGTTGTGCAGCTCATGATGCACATAGAAAGATatctgtattggattggattggatttgtttattgtcacgtgtaccgaggtacagtgaaaagtatttttctgcgagcagctcaacagatcattaaatacatgggaagaaaagggaataaaagaaaatacataatagggcaacacaacatataacgTCAAGCCTATATTAAgatttttgtgtgtctgtctccagGCTATGAATCACTCCTTTAGGAGGATTGGGAGGGTGTATATTAGATGTAAcagaatgagaatggagggagagtgtgttggatagAGATTTACTTTTGGGAAATGAGAGGGATGAATGTTCCAcaaaaactagaattgtctgttctgaatttctatcctctactcacagtgatgaattttgtaaactccttttgcaGGATATCAGAAGGAGAGAATTTTCAGACAGGAAATTGAGACCAAACTTTTCATCAAGATCTGAAAGAGTCACGCAACTCATCAGGAATGTTTGTCTGATTCAGAAGTTTttgaacatcagtgtgactggaaaagtacCGAGACACACCCACCCGAGTGAGAGTATTCCAGCTTTAAGCAGTTATGTAGCTTGAAAAAATCATTACCCTTTGGAGCAGGGAAAGACCATCCATAAGTTCTGTGTGTGGACACCTCAGTTAATTGTTGAACATGGAGAGCCACAAGAACACCTGCACCAtggggaaaccatggaaatgtggggaatgtgggaagagattcatatCACCAtcaaagctggaaattcatcgacgcagtcacactagggagaggccattcacctgtgctgtgtctgggaagggattcacaaattCATCCCACCTTCtgacacaccggcgagttcacatgaGTGACAGACCATTCAACTGCTCTGAGTGTGAGGCGAGATTCagtcggtcatcccacctgctgagacaccagcgcactcacactgaggagaggccgttcaactgcactgagtgtgggaagggattcaaacattcatccaccctgcagaagcatcagcgagttcatactggggagcgtccattcacctgctctgagtgtgggaaggaattcgctcagttatccaacctgctgacgcaccagcgagttcacactggggagagacaattcagctgctctcattgcacaaagGGTTTTAGATGGTCATCCAACCTGCtggaacaccagcgagttcacaccggagagaggccattcacctgcactgagtgtgggaagggatttatgcaGCTGACCAAACTGCAAATGcatcaacgaattcacactggggagaggccattcacctgttctgaatgTGGGACGGGATTTAGAGATTCTTCCGCGTtggtgagacaccagcgaattcacagtggggagaggccgttcacctgctcagtgtgtgacaAGAGATTCAGTCATTTATCCAGCCtcttgagacaccagcgagttcatactggggagaggccgctctcctgctctgactgtgggaagggattcagggattcatccaacctgcggatacaccagcgaattcacaccggacaGAGATTGTTCACCTGTTTTAAGCGTGGTAAGGGATttgctcggtcatcccacctgctgagacatcgGTGTTAAACTCAGATGGAATCTCTGTGATAAGAACTAGAAAGCAAGTCTTCTTCAACTCCAATTTTATTGTGTTCTACAATCACTTCTCctccacctgtatcccctttacaCATATTTGCAATCTCTCAAACAATGTGGTCGATTAAGCAACTAAATTTAAGCactggggaacattaactctttcctaacagatTCGCAAATAATAATTTCTAAGTTTGATGTAAATTACCACAACAAATTATACAAATGTATCTATTTTCGTTTTGACAATAAATGCACCCTATTCCTTgttcttaaaacatttttttttaatatccACCCTCACATTCTCTTCCTTAAGGGAAAAGACTCCCCTCTTTAACAATTTCTAATAACTTCTTCAGACTTGCCCCTTTTCATGTCAGACAGTCAGATAAATGGAACTGCTATCAACACCACTTGATCTTGTCAATCTCCCTGTTCTCGAGCATCTGTTTTAGGATCGCTATGTTAATCTGCAGTCTCTTTTCATTGAAGCTTTTTGCAGAGAGGACATTCTCCCAAAGGGACGTATTGTCTATGTGACACTCTATATCTATTGTCTATGTGACACTCTATATGTATTGTCTATGTGACATTCTATATGTATTGTTCCCATAATGTCCTGTTCCATTGAAAATGGTTGCCAGGATCTTGGATATAAAAAAATGCCATATCTACTGCCTCCACAAAGACAAGTGTCTCTGCTGCCAATGTACTTTTTACCACTCTTCTTATCATTTTAGTTTCCCGTGTCAAAGGGCAACATTTACCTTTCTCCCCCTGGAGGAAAACTATAAATCCTCCTGCACTCGAAAAGCCATCACAGAGATTAGCATAAGACGCGTCCCTGCAAACAATCAGTTTCCATTGTCTAATCTTACTTAAAGATgggaatttcaaaacacaattctccAATTTTAATTTTGCCAAAGTTTTGTTTGCTGCAATAGTTTCTTCAATTTTAGGATCGTTCATTTCAGTGCTTAGCCTCTAAAACACCAAAGCTGCCGTCCGGTCTTGTTTGtccacaattattttcttttctttactgTGAAGAATTATCGACTGACCCTACTTAGTTGCCAAGTTGACAAAGTGTgaatgaaaatgttcttttctttatccCTCACCATAAGGTCCACGGCTACAACTTCATTAAAATCTGTCACTGAGGGCATACTCTCTATGGGTTGGGATGGCGTTCTTCTATATTTCTTACATATATCACATCTAGCGTTTATCTGTTCTttattccgataccttcccctccaccACTCCCGCTTTTGACActcccttatcctgtagcccctggggcggtgggtacggaaaggttgaaacctgcctccgcacaaagtccctcacctacaAGTAGCCAAACCAATTCCCAGCAGGctgttcaaactcctcctccaactctcccaAACACGGAAAGccaccatctataaacaaatcctcAAAATCGCTccatccccgcccgctgccacccccaaaacccccatccagcccccctggggcaaaccagtggttaccacatatcggtgcccacactgacgccccctccagccccatgtgctgccgccattgtccccacaccctcagggcttgtggagtacctggtcggtgagaacggcaaaggtgccgttaacagtgccccgAAACGCGAGTCCTTACacaaggctgcctccatccgctcccacacgaccccctcccccactacccatttcctcccgtccttcactttcccgatctctctcgctgcctcctgcttcctcagctggtgcgccagcatcctgctcgctttctccccatattcatgaaCCGTCCCTCTCGCCCTTCTCAGCTGCCCCACCCGCCTTCCCCGTGGCTAACAATCCgatctccatctgcagcttctgccgctccttcaacagccccgcctccggggcctccgaatacctcctgtccacctgcaggatcacctccactagcctttccatctccagccacactgccttccccctgtGCGCCCGTATCTAGATAAACTCCCCCTTCactactgccttcaatgcttcccgcaAAGTGGCCGCGAGACCTCCCCTGTGTCGTTTTGCTCCACAAACCCcctaatggcctccctcacccactcacaaacctcctcgtctgtcaaaagccccacatctagcctccattgtgggcactggtcccctcccttATTCACCCGCAAGCCAACCCAATGCAGCGCATGATCCAATGCAACAATCGCTGCAATGCAACAATCGCTGACTACTCCACATCGACTCGCCCCACCAACAGGaccaaaaagtcaattcgggagtacaccctgAGTACATGTGAAAAGAACAAAAATTCCTTTGCCCTCAGCCTACCAAACCTCCAcagacccaccgccccccccccccccccccccccacctccccatgttCTCCAGAAACCCACTCCGCCGACACCCTCATCGACCccaaactcgaccgatccaaccttgggtccaaatcccccccattatcaactgatccgagtccagatcagggatcttccccaacacccacctcataaactccacatcgtcctagTTCGGAGCACAAATATTCACCAACACCAacagcatccc
This portion of the Scyliorhinus torazame isolate Kashiwa2021f chromosome 5, sScyTor2.1, whole genome shotgun sequence genome encodes:
- the LOC140420207 gene encoding uncharacterized protein; this translates as MESHKNTCTMGKPWKCGECGKRFISPSKLEIHRRSHTRERPFTCAVSGKGFTNSSHLLTHRRVHMSDRPFNCSECEARFSRSSHLLRHQRTHTEERPFNCTECGKGFKHSSTLQKHQRVHTGERPFTCSECGKEFAQLSNLLTHQRVHTGERQFSCSHCTKGFRWSSNLLEHQRVHTGERPFTCTECGKGFMQLTKLQMHQRIHTGERPFTCSECGTGFRDSSALVRHQRIHSGERPFTCSVCDKRFSHLSSLLRHQRVHTGERPLSCSDCGKGFRDSSNLRIHQRIHTGQRLFTCFKRGKGFARSSHLLRHRC